The Ciona intestinalis unplaced genomic scaffold, KH HT000068.2, whole genome shotgun sequence genome contains a region encoding:
- the LOC100187196 gene encoding fibropellin-1-like isoform X6: MTMAYNKPLLFLAILLAVPNVWSLFTPETDSLCKISLYSRKPCSSLPLTRESCVARGCCYDARVTYGRCYRRSRKPVMLFGPTRLPRVTSANPRTGFNGDNVSTEDNVVMDYIIGRVLGSDYNRIKLIESYRRTNAPNIGVKSNLQNVGGEPGYSGSKFLKTCNPIQYEKRCGNSFYATEYSCERWNCCWDNVTRACYHAVNNVLRLRPSCSPGFTNPPQCNDINECLSNPCINGGICINLINSYQCQCPQPAVGPNCQLPCDSSPCLNNGGCNNVMSSYTCTCAPGFVGSRCETASTSCSPNPCVNGRCINGVNSYTCTCNPGWQGTNCDSNINDCSPNPCKNGACMDGVNSYTCTCTTGWQGTNCDSNIDDCSPNPCVNGVCTDGVNSYTCACNAGWQGATCNSNGNNCSPNPCLNGACTDGVNSYTCACTAGWQGTNCDTNINDCSPNPCKNGACMDGVNSYTCTCTTGWQGTNCDSNIDDCSPNPCKNGACTDGVNSYTCACTTGWQGTNCDTNIDDCLPNPCVNGACTDGVNSYTCACTTGWQGTNCDSNIDDCSPNPCKNGACTDGVNSYTCACTTGWQGTNCDSNIDDCSPNPCKNGVCTDGVNSYTCACTAGWQGTNCDSNIDDCSPNPCKNGACTDGVNSYTCACTTGWQGTNCDSNIDDCSPNPCVNGACTDGVNSYTCACTTGWQGTNCDQDINECSESNNCAVCVNRVPLYFCLCESGSYEGILCRWAIIGSTTYRVPATTTATSYAAANTICAGLDEGGGYLGEPTSTNLPTILTKVVARSTFVSGYMWINVVRSSGSTWNFGKSNTVATTNFESEANVVNNCAVMRISDFKWIIVSCTSFTADVFCERAITGKTTSP; the protein is encoded by the exons ATGACCATGGCCTACAATAAGCCTTTACTGTTCTTGGCAATATTGTTGGCAGTTCCCAATGTATGGTCCTTGTTTACGCCAGAGACGGATTCACTTTGCAAAATATCATTGTATTCTCGCAAGCCATGTTCGTCTCTGCCGCTCACACGGGAATCATGCGTCGCAAG AGGTTGCTGCTACGATGCGAGGGTGACTTATGGCAGGTGTTATAGACGAA GTAGAAAACCTGTGATGTTATTTGGGCCAACCAGACTTCCAAGAGTAACATCTGCAAATCCACGAACAG gttTCAATGGGGATAATGTTTCTACTGAAGATAATGTAGTTATGGACTATATAATTGGAAGGGTTCTTGGATCAGATTATAACAGAATCAAGTTGAttg AATCGTACAGAAGAACGAATGCACCGAATATAGGAGTTAAATCAA ATCTACAAAACGTTGGGGGTGAACCAGGATATTCTGGATCAAAGTTTCTTAAAACTTGCAATCCAATACAATATGAAAAAAGATGTGGAAATTCATTCTATGCAACAGA ATATTCCTGTGAGAGATGGAATTGCTGTTGGGACAATGTAACACGTGCATGCTACCATGCTGTTAATAatg TTCTTCGTTTGCGGCCAAGTTGTTCCCCAGGTTTCACCAACCCTCCTCAATGTAATG ATATTAATGAATGTCTCTCCAACCCGTGTATTAACGGAGGAATTTGTATCAACCTAATCAACTCCTATCAATGCCAATGTCCACAACCTGCAGTTGGACCAAACTGCCAGTTAC CTTGTGATAGTTCTCCTTGTCTCAACAATGGAGGTTGTAACAATGTTATGTCTTCATACACTTGTACATGCGCTCCTGGTTTTGTTGGCAGTCGATGTGAAACAG CCAGCACCAGCTGCTCCCCAAATCCCTGTGTAAATGGAAGGTGTATAAATGGTGTCAACTCATATACTTGCACGTGCAACCCTGGGTGGCAAGGAACCAACTGTGATTCAA ATATCAATGATTGCTCTCCAAATCCTTGCAAAAATGGAGCTTGTATGGATGGTGTCAACTCATATACATGTACATGTACAACAGGATGGCAAGGGACTAACTGTGATTCAA ATATTGACGATTGTTCTCCAAATCCTTGTGTAAATGGAGTTTGTACAGATGGTGTCAACTCATATACATGTGCATGCAATGCTGGATGGCAGGGGGCTACCTGTAATTCAA ATGGAAACAATTGTTCACCAAATCCTTGCCTAAATGGAGCATGTACTGATGGTGTCAACTCGTATACTTGCGCTTGTACTGCTGGGTGGCAAGGAACCAACTGTGATACAA ATATCAATGATTGCTCTCCAAATCCTTGCAAAAATGGAGCTTGTATGGATGGTGTCAACTCATATACATGCACATGTACAACAGGATGGCAAGGGACTAACTGCGATTCCA ATATTGATGACTGTTCACCAAATCCCTGCAAAAATGGAGCATGTACTGATGGTGTCAACTCCTATACATGTGCTTGTACTACTGGGTGGCAAGGAACAAACTGTGATACAa atattgACGATTGTTTACCAAATCCTTGCGTAAATGGAGCTTGTACAGATGGTGTCAACTCATATACATGTGCGTGTACTACTGGCTGGCAAGGAACCAACTGTGATTCAA ATATTGATGATTGCTCACCAAATCCCTGCAAAAATGGAGCTTGTACCGATGGTGTCAACTCATATACATGTGCTTGTACTACTGGGTGGCAGGGGACCAACTGTGATTCAA ATATTGATGACTGTTCACCAAACCCTTGCAAAAATGGAGTTTGTACAGATGGTGTCAACTCCTATACATGTGCTTGTACTGCTGGGTGGCAAGGAACCAACTGTGATTCAA ATATTGACGATTGTTCTCCAAACCCTTGCAAAAATGGAGCTTGTACTGATGGTGTCAACTCATATACATGTGCTTGTACTACTGGGTGGCAGGGAACCAACTGTGATTCAA ATATTGACGATTGTTCACCAAATCCTTGCGTAAATGGAGCTTGTACCGATGGTGTCAACTCATATACATGTGCGTGTACTACTGGCTGGCAAGGAACCAACTGTGATCAAGATATTAATGAATGTTCCGAGTCCAATAATTGTGCAGTTTGCGTCAATCGAGTTCCACTATATTTTTGCCTTTGTGAATCTGGAAGTTATGAAGGAATCTTATGCA GATGGGCAATTATAGGTTCAACAACCTACCGAGTCCCTGCCACAACAACAGCAACCAGTTACGCTGCAGCAAACACAATATGTGCGGGCCTTGATGAAGGTGGTGGTTACCTTGGTGAACCAACGTCTACAAACCTTCCAACCATCCTCACTAAAGTTGTTGCACGTAGCACGTTCGTTAGCGGATACATGTGGATCAATGTCGTTCGTAGTtcag GTTCGACTTGGAACTTTGGAAAAAGTAACACGGTTGCTACAACCAACTTTGAATCTGAAGCCAACGTAGTGAATAACTGCGCTGTGATGAGAATATCTGATTTCAAATGGATTATTGTATCTTGTACTTCATTCACTGCTGATGTGTTTTGTGAAAGAGCAATCACTGGAAAAACAACATCACCCTAg
- the LOC100187196 gene encoding fibropellin-1-like isoform X12 — translation MTMAYNKPLLFLAILLAVPNVWSLFTPETDSLCKISLYSRKPCSSLPLTRESCVARGCCYDARVTYGRCYRRSRKPVMLFGPTRLPRVTSANPRTGFNGDNVSTEDNVVMDYIIGRVLGSDYNRIKLIESYRRTNAPNIGVKSNLQNVGGEPGYSGSKFLKTCNPIQYEKRCGNSFYATEYSCERWNCCWDNVTRACYHAVNNVLRLRPSCSPGFTNPPQCNDINECLSNPCINGGICINLINSYQCQCPQPAVGPNCQLPCDSSPCLNNGGCNNVMSSYTCTCAPGFVGSRCETASTSCSPNPCVNGRCINGVNSYTCTCNPGWQGTNCDSNINDCSPNPCKNGACMDGVNSYTCTCTTGWQGTNCDSNINDCSPNPCKNGACMDGVNSYTCTCTTGWQGTNCDSNIDDCSPNPCKNGACTDGVNSYTCACTTGWQGTNCDTNIDDCLPNPCVNGACTDGVNSYTCACTTGWQGTNCDSNIDDCSPNPCKNGACTDGVNSYTCACTTGWQGTNCDSNIDDCSPNPCKNGVCTDGVNSYTCACTAGWQGTNCDSNIDDCSPNPCKNGACTDGVNSYTCACTTGWQGTNCDSNIDDCSPNPCVNGACTDGVNSYTCACTTGWQGTNCDQDINECSESNNCAVCVNRVPLYFCLCESGSYEGILCRWAIIGSTTYRVPATTTATSYAAANTICAGLDEGGGYLGEPTSTNLPTILTKVVARSTFVSGYMWINVVRSSGSTWNFGKSNTVATTNFESEANVVNNCAVMRISDFKWIIVSCTSFTADVFCERAITGKTTSP, via the exons ATGACCATGGCCTACAATAAGCCTTTACTGTTCTTGGCAATATTGTTGGCAGTTCCCAATGTATGGTCCTTGTTTACGCCAGAGACGGATTCACTTTGCAAAATATCATTGTATTCTCGCAAGCCATGTTCGTCTCTGCCGCTCACACGGGAATCATGCGTCGCAAG AGGTTGCTGCTACGATGCGAGGGTGACTTATGGCAGGTGTTATAGACGAA GTAGAAAACCTGTGATGTTATTTGGGCCAACCAGACTTCCAAGAGTAACATCTGCAAATCCACGAACAG gttTCAATGGGGATAATGTTTCTACTGAAGATAATGTAGTTATGGACTATATAATTGGAAGGGTTCTTGGATCAGATTATAACAGAATCAAGTTGAttg AATCGTACAGAAGAACGAATGCACCGAATATAGGAGTTAAATCAA ATCTACAAAACGTTGGGGGTGAACCAGGATATTCTGGATCAAAGTTTCTTAAAACTTGCAATCCAATACAATATGAAAAAAGATGTGGAAATTCATTCTATGCAACAGA ATATTCCTGTGAGAGATGGAATTGCTGTTGGGACAATGTAACACGTGCATGCTACCATGCTGTTAATAatg TTCTTCGTTTGCGGCCAAGTTGTTCCCCAGGTTTCACCAACCCTCCTCAATGTAATG ATATTAATGAATGTCTCTCCAACCCGTGTATTAACGGAGGAATTTGTATCAACCTAATCAACTCCTATCAATGCCAATGTCCACAACCTGCAGTTGGACCAAACTGCCAGTTAC CTTGTGATAGTTCTCCTTGTCTCAACAATGGAGGTTGTAACAATGTTATGTCTTCATACACTTGTACATGCGCTCCTGGTTTTGTTGGCAGTCGATGTGAAACAG CCAGCACCAGCTGCTCCCCAAATCCCTGTGTAAATGGAAGGTGTATAAATGGTGTCAACTCATATACTTGCACGTGCAACCCTGGGTGGCAAGGAACCAACTGTGATTCAA ATATCAATGATTGCTCTCCAAATCCTTGCAAAAATGGAGCTTGTATGGATGGTGTCAACTCATATACATGTACATGTACAACAGGATGGCAAGGGACTAACTGTGATTCAA ATATCAATGATTGCTCTCCAAATCCTTGCAAAAATGGAGCTTGTATGGATGGTGTCAACTCATATACATGCACATGTACAACAGGATGGCAAGGGACTAACTGCGATTCCA ATATTGATGACTGTTCACCAAATCCCTGCAAAAATGGAGCATGTACTGATGGTGTCAACTCCTATACATGTGCTTGTACTACTGGGTGGCAAGGAACAAACTGTGATACAa atattgACGATTGTTTACCAAATCCTTGCGTAAATGGAGCTTGTACAGATGGTGTCAACTCATATACATGTGCGTGTACTACTGGCTGGCAAGGAACCAACTGTGATTCAA ATATTGATGATTGCTCACCAAATCCCTGCAAAAATGGAGCTTGTACCGATGGTGTCAACTCATATACATGTGCTTGTACTACTGGGTGGCAGGGGACCAACTGTGATTCAA ATATTGATGACTGTTCACCAAACCCTTGCAAAAATGGAGTTTGTACAGATGGTGTCAACTCCTATACATGTGCTTGTACTGCTGGGTGGCAAGGAACCAACTGTGATTCAA ATATTGACGATTGTTCTCCAAACCCTTGCAAAAATGGAGCTTGTACTGATGGTGTCAACTCATATACATGTGCTTGTACTACTGGGTGGCAGGGAACCAACTGTGATTCAA ATATTGACGATTGTTCACCAAATCCTTGCGTAAATGGAGCTTGTACCGATGGTGTCAACTCATATACATGTGCGTGTACTACTGGCTGGCAAGGAACCAACTGTGATCAAGATATTAATGAATGTTCCGAGTCCAATAATTGTGCAGTTTGCGTCAATCGAGTTCCACTATATTTTTGCCTTTGTGAATCTGGAAGTTATGAAGGAATCTTATGCA GATGGGCAATTATAGGTTCAACAACCTACCGAGTCCCTGCCACAACAACAGCAACCAGTTACGCTGCAGCAAACACAATATGTGCGGGCCTTGATGAAGGTGGTGGTTACCTTGGTGAACCAACGTCTACAAACCTTCCAACCATCCTCACTAAAGTTGTTGCACGTAGCACGTTCGTTAGCGGATACATGTGGATCAATGTCGTTCGTAGTtcag GTTCGACTTGGAACTTTGGAAAAAGTAACACGGTTGCTACAACCAACTTTGAATCTGAAGCCAACGTAGTGAATAACTGCGCTGTGATGAGAATATCTGATTTCAAATGGATTATTGTATCTTGTACTTCATTCACTGCTGATGTGTTTTGTGAAAGAGCAATCACTGGAAAAACAACATCACCCTAg
- the LOC100187196 gene encoding fibropellin-1-like isoform X15, with protein MTMAYNKPLLFLAILLAVPNVWSLFTPETDSLCKISLYSRKPCSSLPLTRESCVARGCCYDARVTYGRCYRRSRKPVMLFGPTRLPRVTSANPRTGFNGDNVSTEDNVVMDYIIGRVLGSDYNRIKLIESYRRTNAPNIGVKSNLQNVGGEPGYSGSKFLKTCNPIQYEKRCGNSFYATEYSCERWNCCWDNVTRACYHAVNNVLRLRPSCSPGFTNPPQCNDINECLSNPCINGGICINLINSYQCQCPQPAVGPNCQLPCDSSPCLNNGGCNNVMSSYTCTCAPGFVGSRCETASTSCSPNPCVNGRCINGVNSYTCTCNPGWQGTNCDSNINDCSPNPCKNGACMDGVNSYTCTCTTGWQGTNCDSNIDDCSPNPCKNGACTDGVNSYTCACTTGWQGTNCDTNIDDCLPNPCVNGACTDGVNSYTCACTTGWQGTNCDSNIDDCSPNPCKNGACTDGVNSYTCACTTGWQGTNCDSNIDDCSPNPCKNGVCTDGVNSYTCACTAGWQGTNCDSNIDDCSPNPCKNGACTDGVNSYTCACTTGWQGTNCDSNIDDCSPNPCVNGACTDGVNSYTCACTTGWQGTNCDQDINECSESNNCAVCVNRVPLYFCLCESGSYEGILCRWAIIGSTTYRVPATTTATSYAAANTICAGLDEGGGYLGEPTSTNLPTILTKVVARSTFVSGYMWINVVRSSGSTWNFGKSNTVATTNFESEANVVNNCAVMRISDFKWIIVSCTSFTADVFCERAITGKTTSP; from the exons ATGACCATGGCCTACAATAAGCCTTTACTGTTCTTGGCAATATTGTTGGCAGTTCCCAATGTATGGTCCTTGTTTACGCCAGAGACGGATTCACTTTGCAAAATATCATTGTATTCTCGCAAGCCATGTTCGTCTCTGCCGCTCACACGGGAATCATGCGTCGCAAG AGGTTGCTGCTACGATGCGAGGGTGACTTATGGCAGGTGTTATAGACGAA GTAGAAAACCTGTGATGTTATTTGGGCCAACCAGACTTCCAAGAGTAACATCTGCAAATCCACGAACAG gttTCAATGGGGATAATGTTTCTACTGAAGATAATGTAGTTATGGACTATATAATTGGAAGGGTTCTTGGATCAGATTATAACAGAATCAAGTTGAttg AATCGTACAGAAGAACGAATGCACCGAATATAGGAGTTAAATCAA ATCTACAAAACGTTGGGGGTGAACCAGGATATTCTGGATCAAAGTTTCTTAAAACTTGCAATCCAATACAATATGAAAAAAGATGTGGAAATTCATTCTATGCAACAGA ATATTCCTGTGAGAGATGGAATTGCTGTTGGGACAATGTAACACGTGCATGCTACCATGCTGTTAATAatg TTCTTCGTTTGCGGCCAAGTTGTTCCCCAGGTTTCACCAACCCTCCTCAATGTAATG ATATTAATGAATGTCTCTCCAACCCGTGTATTAACGGAGGAATTTGTATCAACCTAATCAACTCCTATCAATGCCAATGTCCACAACCTGCAGTTGGACCAAACTGCCAGTTAC CTTGTGATAGTTCTCCTTGTCTCAACAATGGAGGTTGTAACAATGTTATGTCTTCATACACTTGTACATGCGCTCCTGGTTTTGTTGGCAGTCGATGTGAAACAG CCAGCACCAGCTGCTCCCCAAATCCCTGTGTAAATGGAAGGTGTATAAATGGTGTCAACTCATATACTTGCACGTGCAACCCTGGGTGGCAAGGAACCAACTGTGATTCAA ATATCAATGATTGCTCTCCAAATCCTTGCAAAAATGGAGCTTGTATGGATGGTGTCAACTCATATACATGTACATGTACAACAGGATGGCAAGGGACTAACTGTGATTCAA ATATTGATGACTGTTCACCAAATCCCTGCAAAAATGGAGCATGTACTGATGGTGTCAACTCCTATACATGTGCTTGTACTACTGGGTGGCAAGGAACAAACTGTGATACAa atattgACGATTGTTTACCAAATCCTTGCGTAAATGGAGCTTGTACAGATGGTGTCAACTCATATACATGTGCGTGTACTACTGGCTGGCAAGGAACCAACTGTGATTCAA ATATTGATGATTGCTCACCAAATCCCTGCAAAAATGGAGCTTGTACCGATGGTGTCAACTCATATACATGTGCTTGTACTACTGGGTGGCAGGGGACCAACTGTGATTCAA ATATTGATGACTGTTCACCAAACCCTTGCAAAAATGGAGTTTGTACAGATGGTGTCAACTCCTATACATGTGCTTGTACTGCTGGGTGGCAAGGAACCAACTGTGATTCAA ATATTGACGATTGTTCTCCAAACCCTTGCAAAAATGGAGCTTGTACTGATGGTGTCAACTCATATACATGTGCTTGTACTACTGGGTGGCAGGGAACCAACTGTGATTCAA ATATTGACGATTGTTCACCAAATCCTTGCGTAAATGGAGCTTGTACCGATGGTGTCAACTCATATACATGTGCGTGTACTACTGGCTGGCAAGGAACCAACTGTGATCAAGATATTAATGAATGTTCCGAGTCCAATAATTGTGCAGTTTGCGTCAATCGAGTTCCACTATATTTTTGCCTTTGTGAATCTGGAAGTTATGAAGGAATCTTATGCA GATGGGCAATTATAGGTTCAACAACCTACCGAGTCCCTGCCACAACAACAGCAACCAGTTACGCTGCAGCAAACACAATATGTGCGGGCCTTGATGAAGGTGGTGGTTACCTTGGTGAACCAACGTCTACAAACCTTCCAACCATCCTCACTAAAGTTGTTGCACGTAGCACGTTCGTTAGCGGATACATGTGGATCAATGTCGTTCGTAGTtcag GTTCGACTTGGAACTTTGGAAAAAGTAACACGGTTGCTACAACCAACTTTGAATCTGAAGCCAACGTAGTGAATAACTGCGCTGTGATGAGAATATCTGATTTCAAATGGATTATTGTATCTTGTACTTCATTCACTGCTGATGTGTTTTGTGAAAGAGCAATCACTGGAAAAACAACATCACCCTAg
- the LOC100187196 gene encoding fibropellin-1-like isoform X9, producing MTMAYNKPLLFLAILLAVPNVWSLFTPETDSLCKISLYSRKPCSSLPLTRESCVARGCCYDARVTYGRCYRRSRKPVMLFGPTRLPRVTSANPRTGFNGDNVSTEDNVVMDYIIGRVLGSDYNRIKLIESYRRTNAPNIGVKSNLQNVGGEPGYSGSKFLKTCNPIQYEKRCGNSFYATEYSCERWNCCWDNVTRACYHAVNNVLRLRPSCSPGFTNPPQCNDINECLSNPCINGGICINLINSYQCQCPQPAVGPNCQLPCDSSPCLNNGGCNNVMSSYTCTCAPGFVGSRCETASTSCSPNPCVNGRCINGVNSYTCTCNPGWQGTNCDSNIDDCSPNPCVNGVCTDGVNSYTCACNAGWQGATCNSNGNNCSPNPCLNGACTDGVNSYTCACTAGWQGTNCDTNINDCSPNPCKNGACMDGVNSYTCTCTTGWQGTNCDSNIDDCSPNPCKNGACTDGVNSYTCACTTGWQGTNCDTNIDDCLPNPCVNGACTDGVNSYTCACTTGWQGTNCDSNIDDCSPNPCKNGACTDGVNSYTCACTTGWQGTNCDSNIDDCSPNPCKNGVCTDGVNSYTCACTAGWQGTNCDSNIDDCSPNPCKNGACTDGVNSYTCACTTGWQGTNCDSNIDDCSPNPCVNGACTDGVNSYTCACTTGWQGTNCDQDINECSESNNCAVCVNRVPLYFCLCESGSYEGILCRWAIIGSTTYRVPATTTATSYAAANTICAGLDEGGGYLGEPTSTNLPTILTKVVARSTFVSGYMWINVVRSSGSTWNFGKSNTVATTNFESEANVVNNCAVMRISDFKWIIVSCTSFTADVFCERAITGKTTSP from the exons ATGACCATGGCCTACAATAAGCCTTTACTGTTCTTGGCAATATTGTTGGCAGTTCCCAATGTATGGTCCTTGTTTACGCCAGAGACGGATTCACTTTGCAAAATATCATTGTATTCTCGCAAGCCATGTTCGTCTCTGCCGCTCACACGGGAATCATGCGTCGCAAG AGGTTGCTGCTACGATGCGAGGGTGACTTATGGCAGGTGTTATAGACGAA GTAGAAAACCTGTGATGTTATTTGGGCCAACCAGACTTCCAAGAGTAACATCTGCAAATCCACGAACAG gttTCAATGGGGATAATGTTTCTACTGAAGATAATGTAGTTATGGACTATATAATTGGAAGGGTTCTTGGATCAGATTATAACAGAATCAAGTTGAttg AATCGTACAGAAGAACGAATGCACCGAATATAGGAGTTAAATCAA ATCTACAAAACGTTGGGGGTGAACCAGGATATTCTGGATCAAAGTTTCTTAAAACTTGCAATCCAATACAATATGAAAAAAGATGTGGAAATTCATTCTATGCAACAGA ATATTCCTGTGAGAGATGGAATTGCTGTTGGGACAATGTAACACGTGCATGCTACCATGCTGTTAATAatg TTCTTCGTTTGCGGCCAAGTTGTTCCCCAGGTTTCACCAACCCTCCTCAATGTAATG ATATTAATGAATGTCTCTCCAACCCGTGTATTAACGGAGGAATTTGTATCAACCTAATCAACTCCTATCAATGCCAATGTCCACAACCTGCAGTTGGACCAAACTGCCAGTTAC CTTGTGATAGTTCTCCTTGTCTCAACAATGGAGGTTGTAACAATGTTATGTCTTCATACACTTGTACATGCGCTCCTGGTTTTGTTGGCAGTCGATGTGAAACAG CCAGCACCAGCTGCTCCCCAAATCCCTGTGTAAATGGAAGGTGTATAAATGGTGTCAACTCATATACTTGCACGTGCAACCCTGGGTGGCAAGGAACCAACTGTGATTCAA ATATTGACGATTGTTCTCCAAATCCTTGTGTAAATGGAGTTTGTACAGATGGTGTCAACTCATATACATGTGCATGCAATGCTGGATGGCAGGGGGCTACCTGTAATTCAA ATGGAAACAATTGTTCACCAAATCCTTGCCTAAATGGAGCATGTACTGATGGTGTCAACTCGTATACTTGCGCTTGTACTGCTGGGTGGCAAGGAACCAACTGTGATACAA ATATCAATGATTGCTCTCCAAATCCTTGCAAAAATGGAGCTTGTATGGATGGTGTCAACTCATATACATGCACATGTACAACAGGATGGCAAGGGACTAACTGCGATTCCA ATATTGATGACTGTTCACCAAATCCCTGCAAAAATGGAGCATGTACTGATGGTGTCAACTCCTATACATGTGCTTGTACTACTGGGTGGCAAGGAACAAACTGTGATACAa atattgACGATTGTTTACCAAATCCTTGCGTAAATGGAGCTTGTACAGATGGTGTCAACTCATATACATGTGCGTGTACTACTGGCTGGCAAGGAACCAACTGTGATTCAA ATATTGATGATTGCTCACCAAATCCCTGCAAAAATGGAGCTTGTACCGATGGTGTCAACTCATATACATGTGCTTGTACTACTGGGTGGCAGGGGACCAACTGTGATTCAA ATATTGATGACTGTTCACCAAACCCTTGCAAAAATGGAGTTTGTACAGATGGTGTCAACTCCTATACATGTGCTTGTACTGCTGGGTGGCAAGGAACCAACTGTGATTCAA ATATTGACGATTGTTCTCCAAACCCTTGCAAAAATGGAGCTTGTACTGATGGTGTCAACTCATATACATGTGCTTGTACTACTGGGTGGCAGGGAACCAACTGTGATTCAA ATATTGACGATTGTTCACCAAATCCTTGCGTAAATGGAGCTTGTACCGATGGTGTCAACTCATATACATGTGCGTGTACTACTGGCTGGCAAGGAACCAACTGTGATCAAGATATTAATGAATGTTCCGAGTCCAATAATTGTGCAGTTTGCGTCAATCGAGTTCCACTATATTTTTGCCTTTGTGAATCTGGAAGTTATGAAGGAATCTTATGCA GATGGGCAATTATAGGTTCAACAACCTACCGAGTCCCTGCCACAACAACAGCAACCAGTTACGCTGCAGCAAACACAATATGTGCGGGCCTTGATGAAGGTGGTGGTTACCTTGGTGAACCAACGTCTACAAACCTTCCAACCATCCTCACTAAAGTTGTTGCACGTAGCACGTTCGTTAGCGGATACATGTGGATCAATGTCGTTCGTAGTtcag GTTCGACTTGGAACTTTGGAAAAAGTAACACGGTTGCTACAACCAACTTTGAATCTGAAGCCAACGTAGTGAATAACTGCGCTGTGATGAGAATATCTGATTTCAAATGGATTATTGTATCTTGTACTTCATTCACTGCTGATGTGTTTTGTGAAAGAGCAATCACTGGAAAAACAACATCACCCTAg